A genome region from Primulina eburnea isolate SZY01 unplaced genomic scaffold, ASM2296580v1 ctg561, whole genome shotgun sequence includes the following:
- the LOC140821406 gene encoding uncharacterized protein, translating into MGKIIIAVATSGIAATLLPGGRTAHSRFQIPLRPTASTLCKLKKQTELADLIRRASAIVWDEAPMANRYVFESVSKSFQDIMENQIPFGGKTMVFGGDFRQVLPVVKRGSKAEQIAASISRSTFWNCVKIIHLQQNMRSAQDIEFSQFLLRVGDGLQHTVNRDFIKLPDSIIIPWEGEQSIQMLIDSVFPNMINHVNDEKYMVDRAIITPKNVDVDNINQMLILKFPGEEKEYTSWDSVEDDNHNLFQEEFLNSLSPSGLPPHKIILKVGSPVMLLRNVAPELGLCNGTRLICRILRRNFIDAEIITGPHKGNRYFLHRMPLKSEDNSGLPFELTRRQFPIRLSFALTINKAQGQTIPNIGIFLRNHVFSHGQLYVALSRGVSRNSTKILVKDGNLERQNGVFTRNVVFKEVLLPNRE; encoded by the coding sequence ATGGGTAAAATAATAATTGCGGTAGCAACATCTGGAATAGCTGCGACATTGTTGCCAGGTGGAAGAACTGCACATTCACGTTTTCAAATTCCACTTAGACCAACCGCATCAACTCTTTGCAAACTAAAAAAACAGACAGAACTTGCAGATCTAATAAGACGTGCATCAGCTATAGTATGGGACGAGGCTCCAATGGCAAATCGATATGTTTTTGAATCTGTCAGTAAGAGTTTCCAAGATATTATGGAAAATCAAATACCATTTGGAGGGAAAACAATGGTTTTTGGTGGCGATTTTCGACAAGTGTTACCCGTTGTTAAACGAGGGTCAAAGGCAGAACAAATTGCTGCAAGTATTTCAAGGTCAACATTCTGGAATTGCGTAAAGATAATACACCTTCAACAAAATATGAGATCTGCTCAAGATATTGAGTTCTCGCAATTTCTCTTGCGCGTAGGTGATGGATTGCAACATACTGTAAATCGTGATTTCATAAAATTACCAGATTCAATTATCATACCATGGGAAGgtgaacaatcaattcagatgttGATTGATTCTGTTTTTCCCAATATGATAAATCATGTTAATGATGAAAAGTATATGGTTGATAGAGCAATCATCACACCAAAAAATGTTGATGTGGACAATATTAATCAAATGCTCATTCTCAAGTTTCCTGGAGAGGAAAAAGAGTATACATCTTGGGATAGTGTAGAAGACGACAATCACAACCTTTTTCAAGAAGAATTTTTGAATTCCCTTAGTCCAAGTGGTTTGCCACCCCATAAAATCATATTGAAAGTAGGGAGTCCTGTCATGCTCTTGAGAAATGTTGCACCTGAACTTGGTCTATGCAATGGAACAAGATTGATATGTCGCATTCTTCGTAGAAATTTTATAGATGCTGAGATCATAACAGGTCCTCACAAGGGTAACAGATACTTTCTACATAGAATGCCCTTGAAAAGTGAAGATAATTCTGGATTACCATTTGAGTTGACACGTCGACAATTTCCGATAAGGCTTAGTTTTGCTCTGACAATAAACAAAGCACAAGGTCAAACAATCCCAAATATTGGCATATTTTTGCGTAACCATGTGTTCAGCCACGGTCAGTTATATGTGGCACTTTCGAGAGGAGTCTCACGAAATTCTACAAAAATTTTGGTAAAAGACGGGAATTTAGAGCGTCAAAATGGTGTATTCACAAGAAACGTGGTTTTCAAAGAGGTATTGCTACCTAATAGAGAATGA